In Phragmites australis chromosome 24, lpPhrAust1.1, whole genome shotgun sequence, the following are encoded in one genomic region:
- the LOC133907275 gene encoding transportin MOS14-like: MEAQATATVKEALAALYHHPDDAIRTAADRWLQEFQHTLDAWQVADSLLHDESSNLETLIFCSQTLRSKVQRDFEELPAEAFRSLQDSLYVLLKKFNKGPPKVRTQICIAIAALAVHVPVEDWGAGGIVNWLSDEMKAQPEFIPGFLELLIILPQETSSYKIAARPERRRQFESDLCSSANVAISLLTACLVFDQLKEQVLEGFASWLRFCHGISASELASHPLVHTALSSLNSDQYLEAAVNVTSELIHVTVSHGSGSITEQMPLIQILVPHVMGLKEQLKDSSKDEEDVKAIARLYADMGESYVDLIATGSDDSMQIVNALLEVTSHPEFDISSMTFNFWHRLKRNLTRRDSYISYGSEVAIEAEKNRRLQIFRPRFEILVSLVSFRVEYPEDYHTFSEEDRRDFRHARYAVSDVLLDATDVLGGDSTLKVLSTKLAQAYGSCSNEQNPKWQPVEAALFCIQAIAKSVSIEEKEILPQVMSLLPCLPHHEQLLQTVCLTIGAFSKWIDAVPAELPILPPLVDILNKGMSTSEDTAAAASMAFKYICEDCRRKFSGSLDGLFQIYHIAISGVDGYKVSSEDSLNLVEALSVVITTLPPEPARRALELICQPVINPLQELIQQGDQVLRQVPARQLTIHLDRLSSIFSNVKHPEVVAEAVNRYWPTLKSIFDQRAWDTRTMESICRSFKFAVRTCGRAMGMTIGAMLEEIQILYQQHNQSCFLYLSSEVIKIFGPDPSCTGYLTSLIQILFSHTVQLLRTIEDFTARPDIADDCFLLASRCIRYCPDLFVPTEMFQRLVDCAMAGITIQHREACKSILSFLSDAFDLPKSSEGGKYREVINTIVLKRGATLTRIMIAALTGALPSGRLDEVSYVLLSLSRAFGENMLNWASDSINLIPPQALTDAERLCFLNIISDASSGASILTITERFGEISDVCRRNKTVQDIVQSALRPHDLTFTVVPQ; the protein is encoded by the exons ATGGAGGCgcaggcgacggcgacggtgaAGGAGGCGCTCGCGGCGCTGTACCACCACCCCGACGACGCCATCCGCACTGCCGCCGACCGCTGGCTGCAGGAGTTCCAGCACACGCTCGATGCTTGGCAG GTAGCTGACAGTTTACTTCACGATGAAAGCAGTAACTTGGAAACTCTCATCTTCTGTTCTCAGACCCTCAGAAGCAAG GTACAAAGGGACTTTGAAGAGTTACCCGCGGAAGCTTTTCGATCATTACAGGATTCTTTATAC GTATTGCTGAAAAAGTTTAACAAGGGACCACCAAAAGTTAGAACACAG ATTTGTATTGCAATTGCTGCTCTGGCTGTGCATGTACCTGTAGAGGACTGGGGAGCTGGTGGAATTGTGAATTGGCTAAGTGATGAAATGAAAGCTCAACCAGAGTTTATTCCAGGCTTCCTTGAACTGCTTATAATTTTGCCGCAG GAAACATCTAGTTATAAAATCGCAGCTCGTCCTGAAAGGCGCAGACAATTTGAGAGTGACCTTTGTTCATCCGCTAATGTCGCTATTAGTTTATTGACTGCTTGCTTGGTTTTTGATCAGCTGAAAGAACAG GTTTTGGAGGGTTTTGCTTCGTGGCTTCGTTTCTGTCATGG AATCTCCGCATCTGAACTTGCATCGCATCCTTTGGTCCATACAGCACTCTCTTCATTGAACTCTGATCAATATTTGGAGGCAGCTGTAAATG TTACATCTGAATTGATACATGTTACTGTATCTCATGGCTCTGGTAGTATCACTGAACAAATGCCGCTGATTCAAATTCTTGTCCCTCATGTTATGGGTCTCAAAGAGCAGCTCAAAGACTCGTCTAAG GATGAAGAAGATGTAAAAGCTATTGCTCGTTTATATGCTGACATGGGTGAGTCCTATGTCGACTTGATTGCCACAG GTTCAGATGACTCCATGCAAATAGTGAATGCACTACTAGAAGTTACTTCTCATCCTGAATTTGACATTTCATCCATGACGTTTAATTTCTGGCACCGTCTTAAGCGTAACCTGACAAGGAG GGACTCATATATATCATATGGATCTGAGGTGGCAATTGAAGCTGAGAAAAACAGAAGATTGCAAATATTTCGTCCTCGATTTGAAATTCTGGTTTCTCTG GTCAGTTTCCGAGTTGAATACCCTGAGGACTACCACACCTTTTCAGAGGAAGACCGCAGGGATTTCAGACATGCTAGATACG CTGTTAGTGACGTGTTACTTGATGCAACTGATGTTCTTGGGGGTGACTCAACACTGAAAGTACTTTCCACAAAGCTAGCTCAG GCATATGGAAGCTGCAGCAATGAGCAGAACCCCAAGTGGCAACCTGTAGAGGCTGCCCTGTTCTGTATACAAGCGATTGCAAAATCAGTCTCAAttgaagagaaagaaattttacCACAG GTTATGTCACTGCTTCCCTGCCTTCCTCACCATGAGCAATTGCTGCAGACAG TTTGTTTGACCATTGGAGCATTTTCAAAATGGATTGATGCTGTGCCAGCTGAATTGCCCATTCTCCCACCTTTGGTTGATATTCTCAATAAGGGTATGAGTACATCAGAGGATACAGCTGCAGCTGCTTCTATGGCATTCAAGTATATATGTGAAG ACTGTAGGAGAAAGTTCTCGGGGTCATTGGATGGCCTTTTCCAGATATACCATATTGCAATCAGCGGAGTTGATGGTTATAAAGTTTCTTCCGAGGACTCGTTGAATTTAGTTGAAGCCCTAAG TGTGGTTATTACAACGCTTCCACCAGAGCCTGCTAGAAGAGCCCTGGAGTTAATCTGCCAGCCAGTAATTAATCCCTTGCAA GAATTAATCCAGCAAGGTGATCAAGTTCTTCGACAAGTCCCTGCTCGGCAATTAACCATACATCTAGACCGATTATCAAGCATTTTCAG CAATGTGAAACATCCAGAAGTAGTTGCTGAAGCTGTAAATAGATATTGGCCTACTCTCAAAAGTATCTTTGATCA ACGGGCATGGGATACACGTACCATGGAGTCAATATGCCGTTCTTTCAAATTCGCT GTAAGGACATGTGGAAGGGCCATGGGAATGACGATCGGTGCAATGCTCGAAGAAATCCAAATTCTATATCAACAACACAATCAGTCTTGCTTTCTATACTTGTCCAGTGAAGTTATCAAG ATATTCGGGCCTGATCCATCTTGCACAGGCTATCTTACAAGTTTGATACAAATACTTTTCAGTCATACAGTACAGCTTCTCAGAACAATTGAA GATTTTACAGCTAGACCCGACATAGCTGATGATTGCTTTCTGCTAGCATCAAGATGTATTCGTTACTGCCCTGATCTCTTTGTACCTACAGAAATGTTTCAAAGATTGGTTGACTGTGCAATGGCTGGTATAACTATACAGCACAG GGAAGCCTGCAAGTCAATATTGTCGTTTCTATCTGATGCCTTTGATCTTCCAAAATCCTCCGAGGGGGGAAAGTACCGAGAAGTTATTAACACAATCGTACTAAAGCGTGGTGCAACCCTTACTAGAATAATGATTGCTGCCTTAACAGGGGCGCTGCCATCTGGCCGTTTGGACGAG GTCTCTTATGTTCTGCTGTCCCTTAGCAGAGCGTTTGGTGAGAATATGCTGAATTGGGCAAGTGATAGTATTAATCTTATACCACCGCAAGCCCTAACAGATGCAGAACGATTGTGTTTTTTGAACATTATATCTGATGCGTCATCGGGAGCTAGTATTCTTACCATAACAGAAAGATTTGGGGAAATCTCAGATGTTTGTAGACGAAACAAAACGGTGCAAGACATAGTTCAAAGTGCTTTGCGGCCTCATGACTTGACCTTCACGGTGGTTCCACAATAA
- the LOC133906904 gene encoding protein CUP-SHAPED COTYLEDON 1-like, which produces MGLREMDSALPPGFRFYPSDEELVCFYLRKKVANERVASGTLVEVDLHAREPWELPDVAKLTAEEWYFFSFRDRKYATGSRTNRATKTGYWKATGKDRMVHEPGTRALVGMRKTLVFYRGRAPNGQKTDWVMHEFRLETPNAPPKEDWVLCRVLNKTRKTSEAEQGGSSSIHHSHAATATDAGPSSPPALLGSPPDPAAAAADELFYQCQVATGNHCGSTDALLMNLQAMLQQGSLLDYCSPRVLHDDMPVGPHNAGCTSGSKAVAAMEPEPEPELGLGHAVFEEHGMGEIEMEYSQAQGVCCYRDVLYL; this is translated from the exons ATGGGGCTGAGGGAGATGGATTCGGCTCTGCCACCGGGCTTCCGGTTCTACCCGAGCGACGAGGAGCTGGTGTGCTTCTACCTGCGCAAGAAGGTGGCCAACGAGAGGGTCGCCTCGGGGACCTTGGTCGAGGTCGACCTCCACGCCCGCGAGCCGTGGGAGCTCCCCG ATGTGGCTAAGCTCACCGCCGAGGAGTGGTATTTCTTCAGTTTTAGGGACAGGAAGTATGCCACGGGTTCACGAACGAACCGTGCAACCAAGACGGGCTACTGGAAGGCGACCGGCAAGGACCGGATGGTCCATGAGCCAGGCACGCGTGCATTGGTCGGCATGAGGAAGACGCTGGTGTTCTACCGTGGTCGCGCTCCCAACGGGCAGAAGACCGACTGGGTCATGCATGAATTTCGCCTCGAAACACCTAACGCGCCACCAAAG GAGGACTGGGTGCTGTGCAGGGTGCTCAACAAGACCAGGAAAACCTCAGAAGCCGAGCaaggcggcagcagcagcatccaTCACAGccatgccgccaccgccaccgacGCTGGCCCCTCCTCACCGCCGGCTCTCCTCGGCTCGCCGCCCGACccagcggcggcagcggcggacgAATTATTCTACCAGTGCCAAGTAGCGACGGGCAACCATTGCGGCAGCACCGACGCCCTGCTGATGAACCTGCAGGCGATGCTGCAGCAGGGCAGCTTGTTGGACTACTGCAGCCCGCGGGTGCTGCACGATGACATGCCGGTTGGACCCCACAACGCCGGCTGCACCAGTGGCAGCAAAGCCGTGGCCGCCATGGAGCctgagccggagccggagctgGGGCTGGGGCACGCGGTGTTCGAGGAGCATGGCATGGGGGAGATCGAGATGGAGTACTCGCAGGCGCAGGGTGTCTGCTGCTACAGGGATGTGCTATACTTATAG